GCTAGTGGCGGTCTGTGGACTGAGAGGGGCTGCCCGAGGGTCCCAGGGCAGAGCTCACCATGCTGCTCTGCCTCACCCCGCCTCTCCTGACGGGGCTGTCTGCTTGCACTGTGGCAGGTGACAAGGAACTGCCACTTGACGCTGAAGCTGGGTCCTGGGGCACCGTGACCCTGGAGGTAGGTGCCTTTGGGGAGAAGCAGGGGATGATACATGGTGGAGGGGGCAGAAGATCCCCTTTATGGCTGCCAGGAGAGCAGGTTGTATACTGCAAGGTAGGGTGTCTGCCTCCCCTCCCTGAGCAGGTTCAAGGTCATGGCCCCTGGCCTGGCAGACCTCCAAAGAGTTGCATGCATATGGAagcaacagtgtgtgtgtgtgtgtgtgtgtgtgtgcgcgcgcgcgcgcgcgcgcgtgcatgCACTCACActtcatttaacaaacacttatttAACATATACTATGTTCCTGGCACTGTCCTAAATGCTTCATAAATATTAACCCCTGTAA
This sequence is a window from Pseudorca crassidens isolate mPseCra1 chromosome 19, mPseCra1.hap1, whole genome shotgun sequence. Protein-coding genes within it:
- the TAC4 gene encoding tachykinin-4, with translation MLLCLTPPLLTGLSACTVAGDKELPLDAEAGSWGTVTLEEDVVPSIQLQLWEVKRSKASQFFGLMGKQVGDE